The following coding sequences are from one Beggiatoa alba B18LD window:
- a CDS encoding GspH/FimT family pseudopilin: MKTQTGFTLIELMVTIMVLAILIVIAVPEMRYTIMNNRITTRTNEFVNTLAYARNSYTSFGSTCTATSGVCVQVTALSGDWTKGWKVWTDTDGDKSEDASKGDIIRQVTFEDDSITITPDKAVTNISFVGRGVVNDAPVNFDVCIKNHKTKDPAGRRLQLDVFGRLKLINRELKCVTNGNGK, translated from the coding sequence ATGAAAACACAAACTGGTTTTACGCTTATTGAGTTAATGGTCACGATTATGGTTTTAGCTATTTTAATCGTCATTGCCGTACCAGAAATGCGTTATACCATCATGAATAACCGAATTACGACAAGAACAAATGAGTTTGTTAATACCCTTGCTTATGCGCGTAATTCTTATACTTCTTTCGGCTCAACTTGTACTGCAACCAGTGGTGTTTGTGTTCAAGTGACTGCTTTAAGTGGCGACTGGACAAAAGGATGGAAAGTTTGGACGGATACGGATGGTGATAAAAGTGAAGATGCGAGTAAAGGGGATATTATTCGCCAAGTAACTTTTGAAGATGATTCCATCACGATTACACCTGATAAAGCAGTAACAAATATTAGCTTTGTTGGACGCGGTGTTGTGAATGATGCGCCTGTCAATTTTGATGTTTGTATTAAAAATCATAAAACTAAGGACCCAGCTGGTCGTCGTTTACAGTTAGATGTTTTTGGACGGTTAAAATTGATTAATCGTGAATTGAAATGTGTTACAAACGGCAATGGTAAGTAA